A region from the Cryptosporangium arvum DSM 44712 genome encodes:
- a CDS encoding winged helix-turn-helix domain-containing protein, producing the protein MTVQPVARPRIAPQRARSRPPASTPAASGATISVEVAVAGPEALETATKLAGQIRDLVDAANAGAGSVAISASVGLEVGAGNRAGRPALTQVGRTGWAPAVPLPAFVAPAPVPVEPAVKVAPVVEKSPVVAAAPLQIFPARRVALLDGVQLQLTRREFDLLVFLSEHAGRVFDRPQLLRLVWGHQVICGERTVDVHIRRLRAKLERTGPAISTVRGVGYRLDAAERVAVVHERS; encoded by the coding sequence ATGACCGTTCAGCCCGTCGCCCGGCCCCGGATAGCCCCGCAACGAGCGCGCTCCCGCCCTCCCGCCTCGACCCCGGCCGCGTCGGGAGCGACGATCTCGGTCGAGGTGGCGGTGGCCGGGCCGGAAGCCCTCGAGACCGCGACGAAGCTCGCCGGCCAGATCCGCGATCTGGTCGACGCGGCGAACGCCGGCGCCGGCAGCGTCGCGATCTCCGCGTCCGTCGGGCTGGAGGTCGGCGCCGGTAACCGCGCGGGCCGCCCGGCGCTGACCCAGGTCGGTCGCACCGGATGGGCGCCGGCCGTGCCGCTGCCCGCGTTCGTCGCCCCGGCCCCGGTTCCGGTCGAGCCGGCCGTGAAGGTGGCGCCGGTCGTCGAGAAGTCCCCGGTCGTCGCGGCGGCGCCGCTGCAGATCTTCCCGGCGCGGCGAGTGGCGCTGCTCGACGGCGTCCAGCTCCAGCTCACCCGGCGCGAGTTCGATCTGCTGGTGTTCCTGAGCGAGCACGCCGGGCGGGTCTTCGACCGGCCCCAGTTGCTCCGGCTGGTCTGGGGCCACCAGGTGATCTGCGGCGAGCGCACGGTCGACGTCCACATCCGCCGCCTGCGCGCGAAGCTCGAGCGCACCGGCCCGGCCATCTCCACCGTGCGTGGCGTCGGCTACCGCCTGGACGCCGCGGAGCGCGTGGCCGTCGTCCACGAGCGGTCCTGA
- a CDS encoding AI-2E family transporter, protein MAKRERRLAVPAYARAAWRRVAAGRAGGRHRGTADPAAVPPTATSAPDPETEHERHHPRRAASVDDLGDTAFGLEEAERHRRTAADRRRNDLMPRWLPRAFVLAALTVSGFFLTWWLLGRLRNLIGLLLLAQFLAFALEPAVNWLARRGWRRGAATGVTMLIVLASLIGFMVAVGSLLVSQVTTLSARFPQYLDLAVAWANDKFDTKISIQQIQNQVVADDGPVRRWLEGVASNAVDLSTSVFGIIFQALTVILFGYYLCADAPRVRRSLCSVLPPARQRDVMRAWEIAVDKTGGYLYSRIVLALVSSLAHYIVLSILGIQYSVALALWVGLVSQLIPTVGTYLAASLPLIVALVADPFDALILLVFVVIYQQVENYLLQPKITARTLDLHPAVAFGAVLAGAAVLGPIGAILAIPFTAISQTFVGSYIRRYEVEEHPIHDPKAMAKIPIEPAPPVPPRHGDDAPHHEDGSLASPAPPEPSIGEPAVAPDQPLVVPDVDPGPRDVP, encoded by the coding sequence ATGGCCAAGCGCGAGCGTCGGCTCGCCGTTCCCGCCTACGCCCGAGCGGCCTGGCGACGGGTCGCGGCCGGGCGGGCAGGCGGTCGGCACCGCGGTACCGCCGATCCGGCGGCCGTGCCGCCCACAGCGACGTCCGCGCCCGATCCCGAGACCGAGCACGAGCGGCACCACCCGCGCCGGGCGGCGTCCGTCGACGATCTCGGTGACACGGCGTTCGGTCTGGAGGAGGCGGAACGGCATCGCCGCACCGCCGCGGACCGCCGTCGCAACGACCTGATGCCGCGCTGGCTGCCCCGGGCGTTCGTGCTGGCCGCCCTCACGGTCTCCGGGTTCTTCCTCACCTGGTGGCTGCTCGGCCGCCTGCGTAACCTGATCGGCCTGCTGCTGCTGGCGCAGTTCCTGGCGTTCGCCCTCGAGCCGGCCGTGAACTGGCTGGCTCGTCGCGGGTGGCGCCGGGGTGCCGCCACCGGCGTGACGATGCTGATCGTGCTCGCCTCGCTGATCGGGTTCATGGTCGCGGTCGGCTCGCTGCTGGTGTCGCAGGTGACGACGCTGTCCGCGCGCTTCCCGCAGTACCTGGACCTCGCCGTCGCCTGGGCGAACGACAAGTTCGACACGAAGATCTCGATCCAGCAGATCCAGAACCAGGTCGTGGCCGACGACGGACCGGTGCGGCGGTGGCTGGAGGGCGTCGCCAGCAACGCGGTCGACCTCAGCACCAGCGTGTTCGGCATCATCTTCCAGGCGTTGACCGTGATCCTGTTCGGCTATTACCTCTGCGCGGATGCTCCGCGGGTGCGCCGGTCGCTGTGCTCGGTGTTGCCGCCGGCCCGCCAGCGGGACGTGATGCGGGCCTGGGAGATCGCGGTCGACAAGACCGGCGGGTATCTCTACTCCCGCATCGTGCTGGCGCTGGTGTCGTCGCTGGCGCACTACATCGTGCTCTCGATCCTCGGCATCCAGTACTCGGTGGCGCTGGCGCTCTGGGTCGGGCTGGTGTCCCAGCTGATCCCGACCGTCGGTACGTACCTGGCCGCGTCACTCCCGTTGATCGTCGCGCTCGTCGCCGACCCGTTCGACGCGCTGATCCTGCTCGTGTTCGTCGTCATCTACCAGCAGGTGGAGAACTACCTGCTGCAGCCGAAGATCACCGCGCGCACGCTCGACCTGCATCCGGCGGTGGCGTTCGGCGCGGTGCTGGCCGGTGCCGCCGTGCTCGGGCCGATCGGCGCGATCCTGGCCATCCCGTTCACCGCGATCAGCCAGACGTTCGTCGGGTCGTACATCCGGCGCTACGAGGTCGAGGAACACCCGATCCACGACCCGAAAGCGATGGCGAAGATCCCGATCGAACCGGCGCCCCCCGTGCCGCCGCGGCACGGCGACGACGCCCCGCACCACGAGGACGGCTCGCTGGCGTCGCCGGCACCGCCCGAACCGTCGATCGGTGAACCCGCGGTGGCCCCGGATCAGCCGCTCGTCGTGCCCGACGTCGACCCGGGGCCGCGAGATGTGCCGTAA
- a CDS encoding glycosyl hydrolase family 8 — protein MRRAHYRGAVIRPSGPQTDLNEAVVAYYRQWQAAFVRQRPCGQDWAAVASPDAELPYVGEGQGWGLVVTALMAGADPNARQQFDAILRYVMAHPSSIDPDLHAAEQNERCESVNGGDSATDADLDIAYGLLLAHEQWGGTTYLELARRRIEAIKRSIVDPKSHLVRAGDWARDGDDAVSRISRSSDWMLGHFRAFRTVTGDPFWDVVLDAHLGLITRLQAEYSPGTGLLPDFVERINRTPRPAHGEVLESEHDGSFWWNACRVPWRIGTDAVLSGDPRSVAAAAHLNTFARTTTRDDPTRIKAGYTLDGRVLADYTEPAFVVPFAVPAMLDRNGQHWIDAEWRYLTSTPVRADAYYPATIGLQVMLVLTGNWWTPGV, from the coding sequence TTGCGGAGGGCGCACTACCGCGGCGCCGTCATCCGCCCGTCCGGGCCGCAGACCGACCTGAACGAGGCGGTCGTCGCGTACTACCGCCAGTGGCAGGCCGCGTTCGTGCGCCAACGCCCCTGCGGGCAGGACTGGGCCGCGGTCGCCTCACCCGACGCCGAGCTGCCGTACGTTGGCGAAGGCCAGGGCTGGGGTCTTGTCGTCACCGCGCTGATGGCGGGGGCCGACCCGAACGCCCGCCAGCAGTTCGACGCGATCCTGCGGTACGTGATGGCGCACCCGTCGTCGATCGACCCCGACCTGCACGCCGCCGAGCAGAACGAGCGCTGCGAGAGCGTCAACGGCGGTGACTCGGCCACCGACGCCGACCTCGACATCGCCTACGGTCTGCTGCTCGCGCACGAGCAGTGGGGCGGCACCACCTATCTCGAACTGGCCCGCCGCCGGATCGAGGCGATCAAGCGCAGCATCGTCGACCCGAAGTCGCACCTGGTGCGAGCCGGTGACTGGGCCCGCGACGGCGACGACGCGGTCAGCCGGATCTCCCGGTCGTCGGACTGGATGCTCGGCCATTTCCGGGCGTTCCGCACGGTCACCGGCGACCCGTTCTGGGACGTTGTGCTCGACGCGCACCTGGGGCTGATCACCCGGCTGCAGGCGGAGTACTCGCCCGGCACCGGGCTGCTGCCGGACTTCGTCGAACGCATCAACCGCACGCCGCGGCCGGCTCACGGTGAGGTGCTGGAGAGCGAACACGACGGCAGTTTCTGGTGGAACGCCTGCCGGGTGCCGTGGCGGATCGGCACCGACGCCGTGCTTTCCGGCGATCCCCGCTCGGTGGCCGCGGCCGCGCACCTGAACACGTTCGCGCGGACGACGACCCGCGACGACCCGACCCGGATCAAGGCCGGGTACACGCTCGACGGGCGGGTGCTCGCCGACTACACCGAACCGGCGTTCGTGGTGCCGTTCGCCGTGCCCGCGATGCTCGACCGCAACGGCCAGCACTGGATCGACGCCGAGTGGCGCTACCTGACGTCCACGCCGGTGCGCGCGGACGCGTACTACCCGGCGACGATCGGCCTGCAGGTGATGCTCGTGCTCACCGGCAACTGGTGGACGCCGGGGGTCTAG
- a CDS encoding serine/threonine-protein kinase, which translates to MADTQQTVLAGRYRLVDQLGRGGMGTVWRAHDELLDRDVAVKEVLLPPGVDDETRDDLMERTKREARAAARLSHPNVVTVFDVVEVEGRPWIVMELVKARGLNQIVRDEGSLVPERVAEIGVQLLNALGVAHASGIFHRDVKPSNVLVSDNGRVVLADFGIASVQGDPAMTRSGLILGSPSYIAPERARGLPAGPASDLWAVGATLYTAVEGRPPYDRDGIVPILTAAAMEDPDPFVKAGPIAPVLTALLQREPSKRPSVEEARLALRQISLAALPPAPERPRRRNLSATAVLPATDPVQEKPAKGAGAAKPVSPAKPVSPAQPVSPAPRPVSPAAAGAAAAGTAAADATAPTPAPVEPASPAEPTSPAPSGAGTEDASAVEAVAPASPAAATPAQRTPIEDAPAAEAESVSPAPVGFASEPGTKTPRRAAFPPDDDTPAPTTYGSSPSGRGRLIGVIAAVLVVAVVVAGLVYALADRSSDDNTADPSPSAAASSSSAGAPSATQSAGPSGGSPSASAPPASPSASAGTGSSPIPAGWRKVTGPGGFTIGVPNGWSASDSGDGYRINGNNGFFLLIQQSKQPKPNAKQDWETQESARRARLSNYQRISIEEIQYRNYTTAADWQFYFNRGGQRIHVVNRGFVTSPSQAYGMYFEAPADEWDEGYNTYFQVFANTFQPAPGS; encoded by the coding sequence ATGGCCGACACGCAGCAGACGGTCTTGGCGGGCCGCTACCGCCTCGTCGACCAGCTTGGTCGCGGTGGTATGGGCACGGTGTGGCGCGCCCACGACGAGCTGCTGGATCGTGATGTCGCGGTCAAGGAGGTCCTGCTCCCCCCGGGCGTCGACGACGAGACGCGCGACGACCTCATGGAGCGCACGAAGCGCGAGGCCCGCGCCGCGGCCCGGCTGAGCCACCCGAACGTCGTGACGGTGTTCGACGTCGTCGAGGTCGAGGGCCGTCCGTGGATCGTCATGGAACTGGTCAAGGCACGTGGCTTGAACCAGATCGTCCGTGACGAGGGTTCGCTGGTGCCCGAGCGGGTGGCCGAGATCGGCGTCCAGCTGCTCAACGCGCTCGGCGTCGCGCACGCGTCCGGCATCTTCCACCGTGACGTGAAGCCCAGCAACGTGCTGGTCTCCGACAACGGCCGGGTCGTGCTCGCCGACTTCGGCATCGCCAGCGTCCAGGGCGACCCGGCGATGACCCGGTCGGGCCTGATCCTCGGTTCGCCGTCCTACATCGCGCCGGAACGGGCCCGCGGTCTGCCCGCCGGGCCGGCCAGTGACCTGTGGGCCGTCGGCGCCACGCTCTACACCGCGGTCGAGGGGCGCCCCCCGTACGACCGCGACGGCATCGTGCCGATCCTCACCGCGGCCGCGATGGAAGACCCCGACCCGTTCGTGAAGGCCGGTCCGATCGCGCCGGTGCTCACCGCGCTGCTGCAGCGCGAGCCGTCGAAGCGTCCCTCGGTGGAGGAGGCGCGGCTGGCGCTGCGCCAGATCTCGCTGGCGGCACTGCCACCGGCCCCTGAGCGTCCGCGTCGGCGCAACCTGTCCGCCACCGCTGTCCTGCCGGCGACCGATCCGGTCCAGGAAAAGCCGGCCAAGGGGGCCGGCGCCGCCAAGCCGGTCAGTCCGGCGAAGCCCGTGAGCCCGGCGCAGCCCGTGAGCCCGGCCCCGCGGCCGGTCAGCCCGGCTGCGGCCGGTGCCGCCGCGGCGGGTACGGCCGCGGCGGACGCGACGGCGCCGACCCCGGCGCCGGTCGAGCCGGCGAGCCCGGCCGAACCGACGAGCCCGGCCCCGTCCGGTGCGGGCACCGAGGACGCTTCCGCCGTGGAGGCCGTCGCTCCGGCCAGCCCCGCGGCGGCCACCCCGGCCCAGCGCACCCCCATCGAGGACGCACCGGCGGCCGAAGCCGAGTCGGTCTCCCCCGCTCCCGTCGGTTTCGCGTCCGAGCCGGGCACGAAGACGCCCCGCCGGGCGGCGTTCCCGCCCGACGACGACACGCCCGCCCCCACCACCTACGGTTCCTCCCCCTCCGGGCGTGGGCGCCTGATCGGGGTGATCGCGGCAGTGCTCGTCGTCGCGGTCGTCGTCGCCGGTCTCGTGTACGCCCTGGCCGACCGCTCCTCCGACGACAACACCGCCGACCCGTCACCGTCGGCAGCCGCGTCGTCCTCCTCGGCCGGTGCACCGAGCGCCACCCAGAGCGCCGGCCCGAGCGGCGGCAGCCCGTCGGCGTCGGCGCCCCCGGCCAGCCCCAGCGCGTCGGCAGGCACCGGCAGCTCCCCGATCCCGGCCGGCTGGCGCAAGGTCACCGGGCCGGGTGGCTTCACGATCGGTGTCCCGAACGGCTGGAGCGCCTCCGACAGCGGCGACGGCTACCGCATCAACGGCAACAACGGCTTCTTCCTCCTCATCCAGCAGAGCAAGCAGCCGAAGCCGAACGCCAAGCAGGACTGGGAGACCCAAGAGTCGGCGCGCCGCGCCCGCTTGAGCAACTACCAGCGCATCAGCATCGAGGAGATCCAGTACCGGAACTACACGACCGCGGCTGACTGGCAGTTCTACTTCAACCGGGGCGGTCAGCGGATCCACGTGGTGAACCGGGGTTTCGTCACCTCACCGTCGCAGGCTTACGGGATGTACTTCGAGGCACCGGCCGACGAATGGGACGAGGGCTACAACACCTACTTCCAGGTGTTCGCCAACACGTTCCAGCCCGCCCCGGGAAGCTAG
- a CDS encoding ABC transporter substrate-binding protein, translated as MRIQLAALTTAAALTLAVSACSPPTEDNSSDGSDTAKAATATSAKDLGSLDELVKAAKKEGELNVIALPPDWANYGNIIKAFEGKYDIKVNSAQPDASSADEITAAKSLKGQDRAPDVFDLGSAVAVANTDLFAPYQTEKFADVPADLKDPKGTWVNDYGGYMSIGFDSSKVPAPTSLIDLLKPAYKGKVALNGDPTQAGAAFSGVMMASVGEGGSADDIAPGVQFFKKLKDVGNFLPVDPTPATIESGQTPVVIDWDYLNVSQGEKLKGKTEWKTVVPANAVVGGYYVQAINKDAPHPAAARLWQEFLYSDEGQNLWLAGGARPVRAESMEKAGTIDKAAFAKLPAVTGTPVFPTEAQNTKAKEYLAANWAKAVA; from the coding sequence GTGCGTATCCAACTCGCCGCGCTCACCACTGCGGCCGCGCTCACGTTGGCGGTCTCTGCCTGCTCGCCGCCGACCGAGGACAACTCGAGCGACGGTAGCGACACCGCGAAGGCGGCGACGGCCACCAGCGCCAAGGACCTCGGCAGCCTCGACGAGCTGGTCAAGGCCGCGAAGAAGGAGGGCGAGCTCAACGTCATCGCCCTTCCGCCGGACTGGGCCAACTACGGCAACATCATCAAGGCCTTCGAGGGCAAGTACGACATCAAGGTCAACTCCGCCCAGCCGGACGCCTCCAGTGCGGACGAGATCACCGCGGCGAAGTCGCTCAAGGGCCAGGACCGCGCGCCGGACGTCTTCGACCTCGGAAGCGCCGTCGCGGTGGCGAACACCGACCTCTTCGCTCCGTACCAGACCGAGAAGTTCGCCGACGTCCCCGCTGACCTCAAGGATCCCAAGGGCACCTGGGTCAACGACTACGGCGGTTACATGAGCATCGGGTTCGACTCGAGCAAGGTGCCGGCGCCGACCAGCCTCATCGACCTGCTCAAGCCGGCGTACAAGGGCAAGGTCGCGCTGAACGGTGACCCGACGCAGGCCGGCGCGGCGTTCAGCGGCGTCATGATGGCCTCGGTCGGCGAAGGCGGCTCCGCCGACGACATCGCGCCCGGCGTCCAGTTCTTCAAGAAGCTCAAGGACGTCGGCAACTTCCTGCCGGTGGACCCGACCCCGGCCACGATCGAGTCCGGCCAGACGCCGGTCGTCATCGACTGGGACTACCTGAACGTCAGCCAGGGCGAGAAGCTCAAGGGCAAGACCGAGTGGAAGACCGTCGTCCCGGCGAACGCCGTCGTCGGCGGCTACTACGTCCAGGCGATCAACAAGGACGCCCCGCACCCGGCCGCCGCGCGGCTCTGGCAGGAGTTCCTCTACTCCGACGAGGGGCAGAACCTCTGGCTCGCCGGCGGTGCCCGCCCGGTCCGCGCCGAGTCCATGGAGAAGGCCGGAACGATCGACAAGGCCGCGTTCGCGAAGCTGCCCGCCGTCACCGGCACCCCGGTCTTCCCGACCGAGGCGCAGAACACGAAGGCAAAGGAATACCTCGCCGCGAACTGGGCGAAGGCCGTTGCCTGA
- a CDS encoding ABC transporter permease, which translates to MPESAPPVEALATPAPLSTSEGGAGGLRRLNVLSLLGVVPFGAYVVVFLIIPTLVVVIGAFGANPDDGGGATLENIKALGSRQVVDAFVFSIALSAASALIGAVLGALLAYAVATAKPDGLLRRIVTSACAVLAQFGGVTLAFAFYATIGLTGFVTVYLADHFDVNIFAGGVWLFELPGLTLVYTYFQIPLMVIVFLPALDGIRPQWREAAESLGGSTWQYWRLVGGPLLAPAFLGSTLLLFANAFSAYATAAALVSQGSPIVPLQIRGALTSEVLLGQENVGKALALGMVVVVAIVMWLYAILQKRTSRWLG; encoded by the coding sequence TTGCCTGAGTCAGCTCCTCCCGTCGAGGCGCTGGCCACCCCCGCTCCGCTCTCCACATCGGAGGGCGGAGCGGGTGGGCTTCGGCGCCTGAACGTCCTGAGCCTGCTGGGCGTCGTCCCGTTCGGTGCCTACGTCGTCGTCTTCCTGATCATCCCGACGCTGGTCGTCGTGATCGGGGCCTTCGGCGCCAACCCCGACGACGGCGGCGGCGCGACGCTGGAGAACATCAAGGCGCTCGGCAGCAGGCAGGTCGTCGACGCGTTCGTCTTCAGCATCGCGCTGTCGGCCGCGTCCGCGCTGATCGGAGCCGTTCTCGGTGCGTTGCTCGCGTACGCGGTGGCGACGGCGAAGCCGGACGGCCTGCTGCGCCGGATCGTCACGTCGGCCTGCGCGGTGCTCGCGCAGTTCGGCGGCGTCACGCTGGCGTTCGCGTTCTACGCGACGATCGGCCTCACCGGCTTCGTCACGGTCTACCTGGCCGACCACTTCGACGTGAACATCTTCGCCGGTGGCGTCTGGCTGTTCGAGTTGCCGGGCCTCACGCTCGTCTACACCTACTTCCAGATCCCGCTGATGGTGATCGTGTTCCTGCCCGCGCTCGACGGCATCCGCCCGCAGTGGCGGGAGGCGGCCGAGAGCCTCGGTGGCTCGACCTGGCAGTACTGGCGCCTGGTCGGGGGCCCGTTGCTGGCCCCGGCGTTCCTCGGCTCGACGCTGCTGTTGTTCGCCAACGCGTTCTCGGCCTACGCGACCGCGGCCGCGCTGGTCAGCCAGGGCAGCCCGATCGTGCCGCTGCAGATCCGGGGCGCGCTCACCAGCGAGGTGCTGCTGGGGCAGGAAAACGTCGGCAAGGCGCTGGCGCTCGGCATGGTCGTGGTCGTCGCGATCGTCATGTGGCTCTACGCGATCCTGCAGAAGCGCACGTCGAGGTGGTTGGGATGA
- a CDS encoding ABC transporter permease, with the protein MNRRRKQSLFRWIVLVVLGVFFLLPLYAMLEFTTRGADGRTAEVWKTLVNWGQIQEDYPDLSIGIIYSLEQAALTAVLMLVLLVPTMVWVRLRLPWLRRPMEFLCLLPLTIPAIVLVVGLAPVYAWVTYLISGSSLWLTFAYVILVLPFAYRALDAGLAAIDVKTLSEAARSLGAGWGTVLWRVVLPNIRSAVLSAAFLSVALVLGEFTIASLLNRENLQVAINLLGKSSATISVAVSLVSLVLAFILLFALSFVGGRRRSKEVS; encoded by the coding sequence ATGAACCGCCGTCGTAAACAGAGCCTCTTCCGCTGGATCGTGCTCGTCGTGCTCGGAGTGTTCTTCCTGCTCCCGCTCTACGCGATGCTCGAGTTCACCACCCGCGGGGCCGACGGCCGCACCGCCGAGGTGTGGAAGACGCTGGTGAACTGGGGCCAGATCCAGGAGGACTACCCCGACCTCTCGATCGGCATCATCTACTCGCTCGAGCAGGCGGCGCTCACCGCGGTGCTGATGCTGGTGCTGTTGGTGCCGACGATGGTCTGGGTCCGGCTGCGGCTGCCCTGGCTGCGTCGCCCGATGGAATTCCTCTGCCTGCTGCCGTTGACGATCCCGGCGATCGTGCTGGTGGTGGGCCTGGCGCCGGTGTACGCCTGGGTGACCTACCTGATCAGCGGCTCGTCGCTCTGGCTGACGTTCGCGTACGTGATCCTGGTGCTGCCGTTCGCCTACCGGGCACTCGACGCGGGCCTGGCCGCGATCGACGTCAAGACGCTGTCGGAGGCCGCCCGTAGCCTCGGCGCGGGCTGGGGCACGGTGCTCTGGCGGGTCGTGCTGCCCAACATCCGCTCGGCCGTGCTGTCGGCCGCGTTCCTCTCGGTCGCGCTCGTGCTCGGCGAGTTCACCATCGCCTCCCTGCTCAACCGCGAGAACCTGCAGGTCGCCATCAACCTGCTGGGCAAGAGCAGCGCCACGATCTCGGTCGCGGTGTCGCTGGTCTCGCTGGTCCTCGCGTTCATCCTGCTGTTCGCGCTCTCGTTCGTCGGTGGTCGGCGGCGTTCCAAGGAGGTTTCATGA
- a CDS encoding ABC transporter ATP-binding protein, whose translation MTGVEVALAGLRRTFGTVHALDGLDLTLTPGELVALLGPSGCGKTTALRVLAGLEDADAGTVTVGGKDLTRVSANKRNMGMVFQAYSLFPHLTAAENVAFGLRLRKLGGAERTKRANDALELVGLTAQAGRYPHEMSGGQQQRVALARALAIRPAVLLLDEPLSALDAKVRVQLRDEIRRIQLEVGTTTLFVTHDQEEALAVADRVGVMRAGNLEQIGPPEEVYSRPATAFVAEFVGLSNRLPGVVAAGGTVEVLGQKLPLAQSDATTPGAEVTAYVRPEAVEVAVDPASEARVASSAFLGSSSRVTVTMPGGELITAQVPSSQVSELAPGTAVRVTFARTPVAVS comes from the coding sequence ATGACTGGCGTCGAGGTCGCGCTGGCCGGGCTGCGGCGGACGTTCGGCACGGTGCACGCGCTGGACGGCCTCGACCTGACGCTCACCCCCGGTGAACTGGTCGCGCTGCTCGGCCCCTCCGGCTGCGGCAAGACGACCGCGCTGCGGGTGCTGGCCGGGCTCGAGGACGCGGACGCGGGCACGGTGACCGTCGGCGGCAAGGACCTCACCCGGGTGTCGGCGAACAAGCGCAACATGGGCATGGTCTTCCAGGCCTACAGCTTGTTCCCGCACCTCACCGCGGCGGAGAACGTCGCGTTCGGGCTGCGTCTGCGCAAGCTCGGCGGGGCCGAGCGCACCAAGCGCGCGAACGATGCGCTCGAGCTCGTCGGCCTGACCGCGCAGGCCGGCCGCTACCCGCACGAGATGTCCGGCGGTCAGCAGCAGCGGGTGGCGCTGGCCCGTGCGCTGGCGATCCGGCCGGCCGTGCTGCTGCTCGACGAGCCGCTCTCCGCGCTGGACGCGAAGGTGCGCGTCCAGCTCCGCGACGAGATCCGGCGCATCCAGCTGGAGGTGGGCACCACGACGCTGTTCGTGACCCACGACCAGGAGGAAGCCCTCGCGGTCGCCGACCGGGTCGGCGTGATGCGCGCGGGCAACCTGGAGCAGATCGGCCCGCCCGAGGAGGTGTACTCCCGGCCCGCGACCGCGTTCGTCGCGGAGTTCGTCGGGCTGAGCAACCGCCTGCCCGGTGTGGTGGCGGCCGGCGGCACCGTCGAGGTCCTCGGCCAGAAACTGCCACTGGCGCAGTCCGACGCCACGACGCCGGGCGCCGAGGTCACCGCTTACGTGCGCCCGGAGGCGGTGGAGGTGGCGGTCGACCCCGCGAGTGAGGCCCGGGTGGCCTCGTCCGCGTTCCTGGGCTCCAGCAGCCGCGTGACGGTCACGATGCCCGGCGGTGAGCTGATCACCGCGCAGGTGCCCAGTTCCCAGGTCTCGGAGCTGGCACCGGGCACCGCCGTGCGGGTCACGTTCGCCCGCACGCCGGTGGCCGTCAGCTGA
- a CDS encoding LuxR C-terminal-related transcriptional regulator, whose product MIRVAVVDDDEILLHGIEAWLCQGNPNSGSAPDGLEVQVVATAKSVLDLLSGASRPSQGPPSVPPPNYSLHRNNGISRPLSVGRASVPTMRPSPYAEEPAPRTAAPVALMDLRLRDGRRVAENVQALIKAGYAVVTCSTIDDAGFVHEAGRAGALSYVRKSREAGDMRQALAAAARGERYVSQSHAALIQRARSYGVPELSGQEREALRLYASGLTMSSVARRLNVKQGTAKSYLDRVRDKYEQAGRAARTKLELRDRAVEDGVLSTPRPE is encoded by the coding sequence GTGATCCGCGTCGCAGTGGTCGACGACGACGAGATCCTGCTGCACGGCATCGAAGCCTGGCTCTGCCAGGGAAACCCGAACTCCGGAAGCGCCCCGGACGGCCTCGAGGTGCAGGTCGTGGCCACGGCGAAGTCGGTGCTCGACCTGCTGTCCGGCGCGTCCAGACCCAGCCAGGGGCCGCCGTCGGTGCCCCCGCCGAACTACTCGTTGCATCGCAACAACGGCATCAGCCGGCCGCTGAGCGTCGGCCGGGCGAGCGTCCCGACGATGCGCCCCAGCCCGTACGCGGAAGAGCCGGCGCCGCGTACCGCCGCCCCGGTGGCGCTGATGGACCTGCGCCTGCGCGACGGCCGGCGCGTCGCCGAGAACGTCCAGGCGTTGATCAAGGCGGGCTACGCCGTGGTCACCTGCAGCACCATCGACGACGCCGGGTTCGTGCACGAGGCCGGACGGGCGGGTGCGCTGAGCTACGTCCGCAAGTCGCGCGAGGCCGGTGACATGCGTCAGGCGCTGGCCGCGGCCGCACGCGGCGAACGGTACGTCTCGCAGAGCCACGCCGCGCTGATCCAGCGCGCGCGGTCGTACGGGGTGCCGGAACTGTCCGGTCAGGAGCGGGAGGCACTGCGCCTGTACGCGTCGGGTCTGACGATGTCGAGCGTCGCCCGGCGGCTCAACGTCAAGCAGGGCACGGCGAAGAGCTACCTGGACCGGGTGCGTGACAAGTACGAGCAGGCCGGCCGAGCGGCCCGGACGAAGCTGGAGCTTCGTGACCGGGCCGTCGAGGACGGGGTTCTCAGCACCCCCCGACCGGAGTGA